From the genome of Roseofilum capinflatum BLCC-M114, one region includes:
- a CDS encoding serine/threonine-protein kinase, with protein sequence MAYCLNPNCTKPENPQNAEVCQTCGQPLTELLRGRYRVLKPLGRGGMGRTYLAVDEDKLRSFCVIKQFSPQIRATGERREKSMQKSTDLFYQEAMRLHELGEHPQIPTLLAYFEHQEQLYLVQQLIRGPTLWQELKHQGPFSEKQIWNLLEQLLPVLEYIHGYHVVHRDIKPTNIVRRKQDQQLVLIDFGIAKQLTATGMARVGTKIGTEGYAPMEQIRSGRAYPASDLYSLGVTCIHLLTGLSPDELFDPLTGNWLWRECLKEQGTVISDRLGQILDKLLKDIVSDRYQSVQAVIADMKPVPSPPSVIVPEGYMICPPGVQDWHCIHTLSHHNGKVEALAIHPQGHLLVSSSEDKTLCLWRMSGPKLEKVSLLSTLTGHDASVGSVAIHPEGELLVSGSHDRKILFWHLPPSPNRDLMETEPILVLSDHRDWVNAVVFSPSGSLLASGSNDKTVRVRQLAVTPDGEWEQLPLLTLTGHTDAVNALAFSADGRWLASGGEDRVVKVWEVETGSLHLSLPRHAQRINALAFSPQQGILASGSDDGTIRVWDAVKGHQIRTLTEHGDSIFGLVFSPDGQTLFSSSRDRTIKIWDLQTWKAVSTLDDHSWWVKAIALSQDGQTLVTGSGDATIKIWRWI encoded by the coding sequence ATGGCCTACTGCTTAAACCCCAATTGTACTAAGCCCGAAAATCCACAGAATGCAGAGGTCTGTCAAACCTGTGGACAACCCCTAACTGAGCTACTTAGGGGACGATATCGGGTACTCAAACCTCTGGGACGGGGGGGAATGGGTCGTACCTATCTCGCCGTTGATGAAGACAAACTTCGCAGTTTCTGTGTCATCAAACAGTTTTCTCCCCAAATTCGAGCCACAGGGGAGCGACGAGAGAAATCGATGCAAAAGTCTACGGATTTGTTTTACCAAGAAGCCATGCGTTTGCATGAGTTAGGAGAACATCCGCAAATTCCCACCCTATTAGCCTATTTTGAACATCAGGAACAGTTGTATTTAGTACAACAGCTTATTCGCGGCCCCACTCTCTGGCAAGAATTAAAACATCAAGGGCCCTTCAGTGAAAAGCAAATTTGGAATTTACTGGAACAATTATTGCCAGTTCTGGAGTATATTCACGGTTATCATGTAGTGCATCGGGACATTAAACCCACCAATATTGTTCGCCGTAAACAAGACCAACAACTGGTATTAATTGATTTTGGCATTGCTAAACAATTAACGGCTACCGGCATGGCGAGGGTAGGGACAAAAATTGGCACAGAAGGCTATGCTCCCATGGAACAAATCCGTAGTGGTCGCGCTTATCCGGCCAGTGATTTGTATAGTTTAGGGGTGACTTGTATTCATTTGTTAACAGGGTTATCCCCGGATGAATTATTCGATCCGTTAACGGGGAATTGGTTATGGAGAGAGTGCTTAAAAGAACAAGGAACAGTAATTAGCGATCGCCTGGGACAAATTTTAGATAAACTGCTCAAAGATATTGTCAGCGATCGCTATCAGTCAGTCCAGGCCGTGATTGCCGATATGAAACCTGTGCCCAGTCCTCCGAGTGTGATCGTGCCCGAAGGGTATATGATTTGTCCGCCAGGGGTTCAAGATTGGCATTGTATCCATACCCTCAGTCACCATAATGGCAAAGTAGAAGCTTTAGCCATTCATCCCCAAGGTCATCTTTTAGTCAGCTCCAGTGAAGATAAAACCCTCTGTTTGTGGCGGATGAGCGGGCCAAAATTAGAAAAAGTCTCCCTATTGTCTACCTTAACCGGTCATGATGCCTCAGTCGGCTCCGTTGCCATTCATCCAGAAGGAGAATTATTAGTCAGTGGGAGTCACGACCGGAAAATTTTGTTTTGGCATTTACCCCCATCCCCTAATCGAGACCTGATGGAAACAGAACCGATTCTCGTTTTAAGCGATCATCGAGATTGGGTCAATGCTGTGGTGTTTAGTCCCAGTGGCAGTTTATTAGCCAGTGGCTCCAATGATAAAACGGTACGAGTGCGGCAGTTAGCGGTGACTCCGGATGGGGAATGGGAGCAATTACCCCTGTTAACCTTAACCGGTCATACTGATGCCGTAAATGCCTTGGCGTTTAGCGCTGATGGTCGCTGGTTAGCCAGTGGGGGAGAAGACCGAGTAGTGAAAGTTTGGGAGGTGGAAACCGGAAGCCTCCATTTGAGCTTACCTCGCCATGCCCAACGGATTAATGCTTTAGCGTTTAGTCCCCAGCAAGGGATTTTGGCCAGTGGCAGCGATGATGGTACAATTCGCGTCTGGGATGCTGTTAAAGGTCATCAAATCCGCACGTTAACTGAACATGGCGATTCCATTTTTGGTTTGGTGTTTAGTCCCGATGGTCAAACATTGTTTAGCAGTAGTCGCGATCGCACCATCAAAATTTGGGACTTACAGACCTGGAAAGCCGTATCCACCTTAGACGATCACTCCTGGTGGGTCAAGGCGATCGCCTTAAGCCAAGATGGCCAAACCTTAGTAACCGGTAGCGGTGATGCCACGATCAAGATTTGGCGATGGATTTGA